In a genomic window of Neoarius graeffei isolate fNeoGra1 chromosome 13, fNeoGra1.pri, whole genome shotgun sequence:
- the LOC132896245 gene encoding G protein-coupled receptor 8, translated as MDNVSLPGSMQSPCNYSHPNCSTSPPWILYPDFYIWLPVVYSVICAVGLTGNTAVIYVILKAPKMKTVTNLFILNLAIADDLFTLVLPINIAEHLLNYWPFGEILCKVILSIDHYNIFSSIYFLTVMSIDRYLVVLSTLQSKRMPHRTYRFAKMVSVCVWALVVLIVAPFTFFAGIYVSPDDAESRKSCVLSFPSPESFWFKASRIYTLVFSFILPVSTICVLYSLMLYRLRHTHLISNGKALDKAKKKVTVMVFVVLAVCLFCWTPFHLSTVVALTTDLPTTPLVIGISYFITGLSYANSCLNPFLYAFLDDSFRKAFKKILEC; from the coding sequence atggataATGTGTCACTTCCGGGGAGTATGCAGTCTCCATGTAACTATTCACATCCTAACTGCAGCACATCTCCACCTTGGATATTGTACCCAGATTTCTACATCTGGCTGCCTGTGGTTTACTCAGTCATTTGTGCCGTAGGGCTCACTGGCAACACGGCTGTCATCTATGTCATACTGAAAGCCCCAAAAATGAAAaccgtcaccaacttgttcatcctGAACTTGGCAATTGCTGATGACCTTTTCACACTGGTGTTACCTATCAACATTGCTGAGCACCTGCTGAACTACTGGCCCTTTGGTGAGATTCTTTGCAAAGTGATCCTCTCGATAGACCACTACAACATCTTTTCCAGCATCTACTTTCTCACAGTGATGAGCATCGACCGTTACCTGGTAGTGCTTTCGACGCTGCAGTCCAAGCGCATGCCCCATCGCACGTACAGATTTGCAAaaatggtcagtgtgtgtgtgtgggcacttGTTGTTCTCATCGTGGCACCATTTACCTTCTTTGCTGGCATTTATGTGAGCCCTGATGATGCAGAGAGCAGGAAGAGCTGTGTATTGAGCTTCCCTAGCCCTGAGAGCTTCTGGTTCAAAGCCAGCCGGATCTACACCCTGGTCTTCAGCTTTATCCTTCCCGTGTCCACAATTTGTGTCTTATACAGTCTAATGCTCTACAGGTTGAGGCATACACATCTGATTTCCAATGGTAAGGCACTGGATAAAGCCAAGAAGAAGGTGACCGTTATGGTTTTTGtggtgcttgcagtgtgtctgttCTGTTGGACCCCATTTCACTTGAGCACTGTGGTGGCCCTGACCACAGACCTGCCTACAACTCCACTGGTTATTGGCATCTCCTATTTCATTACCGGCTTGAGCTATGCTAACTCCTGCCTCAATCCTTTTCTGTATGCCTTCCTGGATGACAGCTTCAGGAAAGCATTTAAGAAAATACTGGAATGTTGA